In one Cloacibacillus porcorum genomic region, the following are encoded:
- the thiW gene encoding energy coupling factor transporter S component ThiW yields MQNEERKKLFKRAVLAGAFAAAGVVLSVVSIPMGPTKCFPFQHTINVLAGIILGPWWAVGAAFTTSVIRNLMGTGSLFAFPGSMFGALFVGLAAKALPERYKVCAACAEPVGTGIVGAWVGAKVLGPILGKGIGFLFFSGSFLMSSVPGAVIGALLVYCLQKRMVLTRTFGAMI; encoded by the coding sequence ATGCAGAACGAAGAAAGAAAAAAGCTATTCAAAAGGGCGGTTCTCGCCGGAGCCTTCGCGGCGGCCGGCGTGGTGCTCTCCGTCGTCTCGATCCCCATGGGGCCAACCAAGTGCTTCCCCTTTCAGCACACGATAAACGTGCTCGCGGGGATAATCCTCGGCCCCTGGTGGGCGGTCGGCGCGGCCTTTACGACGAGCGTCATCAGAAACCTGATGGGCACCGGCAGCCTCTTCGCCTTCCCTGGAAGCATGTTCGGCGCGCTCTTTGTCGGCCTCGCGGCTAAGGCCCTGCCCGAAAGATACAAGGTCTGCGCCGCCTGCGCCGAGCCGGTCGGTACGGGCATCGTCGGAGCCTGGGTAGGGGCGAAGGTTCTCGGCCCCATCCTCGGCAAGGGCATCGGCTTCCTCTTCTTCTCCGGCTCCTTCCTCATGAGCTCCGTCCCCGGCGCGGTGATCGGCGCTCTGCTCGTCTACTGCCTGCAAAAGAGGATGGTGCTGACGCGCACCTTCGGGGCGATGATTTAA